In one Sporomusa sphaeroides DSM 2875 genomic region, the following are encoded:
- the ade gene encoding adenine deaminase: MRTFEEIKTTVEAGLGRIPCDLKLENVQLVNVYSAEIYSTDIYIKDKRIVSIEPNIDLAAKEVIPCQGQYALPGLIDTHMHFESTLLSPEALAAVMVPQGTTTICVDLMEIANVAGAAGIKTMLQSMSRLPYRMLIEVSSRVPTAPGLETTGAVLGVAEVEEILNWEESCSLGEIDPSKILFVQDEYLQKIAATLARRKVVNGHAIGRLAQELNVYASAGISDDHECVDYEELLARIRLGMKVMVREGSTERNLEKLMTGVMANSLDYDNLIFCTDDKHASEIREEGHINYNINKAVALGVPFMKAMQMATINAAKHFRVEDELGSITPGRLADILLVKDLQDVKPVKVIFEGKVVAEAGKLSVECPPVQYPQWIKESVTFKQTITAQSFAVKAKTNQAKTTVNVIELCDEQIINEWGRTELAVEHGVIGNAVAQDILKLAVVERYGKTGGVGVGFVKGFGLKKGALAFSTSHDHHNIVCVGTNDADMAVGVNAIHEMQGGLVVVDNGKVIAKMQLLIGGLMSEKSADEVLEEIEAMNMAARTLGCPLPAPFMTLSFISLPTVPKLGLTDKGLVDVLAHKLIAVEAD, from the coding sequence ATGAGAACTTTTGAAGAAATTAAAACAACGGTTGAAGCCGGTTTGGGGAGAATTCCCTGTGATTTGAAGCTGGAAAATGTTCAATTGGTCAATGTGTATTCTGCCGAAATATATTCTACCGATATATACATAAAGGATAAAAGAATTGTTTCCATTGAGCCCAATATTGATTTGGCAGCCAAGGAGGTAATTCCTTGTCAGGGGCAGTACGCCCTGCCGGGTTTAATTGATACCCATATGCATTTTGAGTCAACCTTATTGTCGCCGGAAGCTCTTGCGGCGGTAATGGTTCCCCAGGGTACTACCACGATTTGTGTTGATCTTATGGAAATTGCCAATGTTGCCGGTGCTGCCGGCATTAAGACCATGCTGCAATCCATGTCACGGCTGCCTTACCGGATGCTGATTGAAGTATCCTCACGGGTTCCCACTGCGCCAGGCCTTGAAACTACGGGGGCAGTTTTGGGGGTAGCAGAGGTTGAAGAAATCTTAAACTGGGAAGAAAGCTGCAGCCTGGGTGAGATAGACCCTTCGAAAATATTATTTGTGCAGGATGAGTATTTGCAGAAGATAGCAGCAACGCTGGCGCGGCGAAAAGTTGTTAACGGCCATGCTATCGGACGATTGGCGCAGGAGCTTAATGTTTATGCCAGTGCCGGTATATCTGACGACCACGAATGTGTTGATTATGAAGAATTGCTGGCCAGAATACGCCTGGGCATGAAAGTCATGGTCAGGGAAGGCAGTACGGAAAGAAATCTGGAAAAACTAATGACCGGAGTAATGGCCAACAGCCTGGATTACGATAATTTAATTTTCTGTACCGATGATAAGCATGCCAGTGAAATCAGAGAAGAAGGACACATTAATTATAATATCAATAAAGCGGTGGCTCTCGGTGTGCCGTTCATGAAGGCAATGCAAATGGCGACGATTAATGCAGCCAAGCATTTTAGAGTGGAAGATGAATTAGGCAGTATAACTCCCGGCAGACTGGCAGATATCCTGTTGGTCAAGGATTTACAGGACGTAAAGCCTGTCAAGGTAATTTTTGAAGGTAAAGTAGTTGCCGAGGCGGGTAAATTATCGGTGGAATGTCCGCCGGTGCAATATCCGCAGTGGATTAAGGAAAGTGTTACCTTTAAGCAGACAATTACCGCACAATCCTTTGCGGTCAAGGCTAAAACCAATCAAGCCAAAACAACCGTTAATGTCATCGAGCTGTGTGATGAGCAAATTATTAATGAATGGGGCCGGACGGAGCTTGCCGTTGAACATGGCGTTATTGGCAATGCTGTGGCACAGGACATTCTGAAGCTTGCGGTAGTCGAAAGATATGGTAAAACCGGCGGGGTAGGCGTAGGTTTTGTTAAAGGCTTTGGTTTAAAGAAAGGCGCTTTGGCCTTTTCCACCTCACATGACCACCATAATATTGTCTGTGTGGGAACAAATGATGCTGATATGGCTGTGGGGGTTAATGCTATCCATGAGATGCAGGGCGGACTGGTTGTGGTTGATAATGGCAAGGTAATCGCCAAAATGCAGCTGCTTATCGGTGGCTTAATGAGTGAAAAATCCGCAGATGAGGTCCTGGAAGAAATTGAAGCCATGAATATGGCGGCCAGGACATTAGGCTGTCCGCTGCCTGCGCCCTTTATGACTTTAAGTTTTATTTCCCTGCCGACCGTTCCCAAGCTGGGCTTAACAGATAAAGGACTGGTAGATGTTCTGGCGCATAAGCTGATTGCTGTGGAAGCTGATTAA
- a CDS encoding NCS2 family permease: MELSTCSNKGLLERMFKLAEKGTNVKTEILAGITTFLTCVYIVAVNPAILANAGMDTKAVFWATALAAGLGSIFMGLYANFPFALAPAMGLNAYFAFYVVGVLNLSWQNALGCVLISGIAFIILSLFNIQERIVNEMPHCIKNSVGAGIGFFIAFIGLAQAGIVVSNKDTLLQMGNLGNPGTLLALLGIALTAVLIIKRIRGAILIGILAITVAGFFVKNPATGMSYTQLPAGGMLAFDNPVQALAPTFGQLSFAGMFDSSGIVLLGVLFAIFSFLFVDLFDGIGVLVGVSAKAGFLNEKGELPNAGKALFATACSAAGGAVLGTNTVCIYGAESTTGIAEGGRTGLVAVVAGILFILCLFFSPVFLMIPAIATAPALVMIGVFMMEPLKSVDLQDFAIAFPVFLAVMIMPFTYSIAHGILFSVLGYTLAQVAAGNRKNISATVWVLTVIFIIYLTLEIILK; encoded by the coding sequence ATGGAACTTAGTACATGTAGCAACAAAGGCTTGCTTGAACGTATGTTTAAGCTTGCGGAAAAGGGTACCAATGTTAAAACGGAAATCCTGGCAGGAATTACTACCTTTTTAACCTGTGTGTATATTGTCGCCGTTAATCCGGCTATTCTTGCCAACGCCGGCATGGATACCAAAGCTGTGTTTTGGGCTACCGCTCTGGCGGCAGGCTTAGGTTCTATCTTCATGGGGTTATACGCTAATTTTCCCTTTGCGTTGGCGCCGGCCATGGGCTTAAACGCCTATTTTGCTTTTTATGTTGTCGGCGTACTCAACCTTTCCTGGCAAAATGCATTAGGCTGTGTATTGATCTCGGGGATTGCTTTTATCATTTTGAGTTTGTTTAACATTCAGGAAAGAATTGTTAATGAAATGCCTCACTGTATAAAAAATTCGGTAGGTGCAGGCATTGGATTTTTTATAGCGTTTATCGGCTTAGCTCAGGCTGGAATCGTGGTCTCCAATAAAGATACTTTGCTGCAAATGGGCAATTTAGGTAACCCGGGGACTTTGCTGGCATTACTGGGCATTGCTTTGACGGCTGTACTCATTATTAAACGAATCAGAGGCGCTATATTAATCGGGATATTGGCCATCACCGTTGCCGGCTTTTTTGTCAAGAACCCGGCAACAGGCATGAGTTACACGCAATTGCCGGCAGGCGGCATGCTGGCCTTTGATAATCCTGTTCAGGCCTTGGCTCCCACTTTTGGACAATTATCTTTTGCCGGTATGTTTGACAGTTCAGGCATTGTGCTGCTGGGAGTGCTGTTTGCCATCTTCAGCTTCTTATTCGTCGATTTATTTGATGGTATCGGCGTTCTTGTCGGGGTATCAGCCAAGGCCGGTTTTTTAAATGAAAAAGGGGAACTGCCCAATGCCGGTAAAGCGCTTTTTGCCACCGCCTGCTCTGCCGCCGGTGGAGCGGTATTGGGTACAAATACGGTTTGCATTTATGGAGCGGAAAGTACAACCGGGATAGCCGAGGGCGGCCGCACCGGCCTTGTTGCCGTGGTGGCCGGAATTCTGTTTATTTTATGCCTGTTCTTTTCGCCGGTATTTCTTATGATTCCGGCTATCGCGACTGCACCGGCCCTGGTCATGATCGGGGTCTTTATGATGGAGCCGCTCAAATCGGTGGATCTTCAGGACTTTGCCATAGCCTTCCCGGTATTTTTGGCAGTCATGATTATGCCCTTTACTTATAGTATTGCTCATGGAATTTTATTTTCCGTACTAGGCTACACCCTCGCGCAGGTCGCCGCCGGCAACAGGAAAAATATCAGCGCCACGGTATGGGTGTTAACGGTAATCTTTATTATTTATCTGACCTTAGAAATAATACTAAAATAG
- a CDS encoding GntR family transcriptional regulator, with amino-acid sequence MEIRRVKNRSLNEEVKEALYRYIKSMDIQKNNKLPREEALAEMLGVSRITIRRSLTELSHEGVIFRKHGIGTFVNADALQIKITFNPAQEFEKLIRNSGYKAEVELVNIEIKLAGYNGSNKLQIDPEDEVVIVEKVFYADGNPAIYCIDRFPRKLIEGDISPNDIKLSIFEFLKAKAGKIVTRDIVEISTAMVTEDDKLAAYMNSVKPKAFLVFESVNFDQDNNPVFYDTEYYDTDLIRFSSCRQKDIY; translated from the coding sequence ATGGAGATCAGGCGGGTAAAAAATCGTTCTCTGAATGAGGAAGTAAAAGAAGCCCTGTACCGGTACATAAAGTCTATGGATATACAGAAAAATAATAAGCTTCCCCGCGAGGAAGCGCTGGCTGAAATGTTAGGGGTAAGTAGAATTACCATCAGGCGATCCCTGACTGAGCTGTCCCACGAGGGGGTAATTTTTCGAAAACACGGAATCGGGACCTTTGTCAACGCCGACGCCCTGCAGATTAAGATCACCTTTAATCCGGCTCAGGAATTTGAAAAGCTGATTAGAAATAGCGGCTATAAGGCAGAGGTGGAACTGGTAAATATCGAAATTAAGCTTGCAGGCTATAATGGCTCGAATAAATTGCAAATTGATCCTGAAGATGAAGTGGTAATAGTAGAAAAAGTATTTTATGCTGATGGAAATCCTGCAATATATTGTATCGATAGATTTCCCCGGAAACTGATCGAGGGAGATATCTCCCCCAACGACATTAAACTGTCGATTTTTGAGTTTTTAAAAGCCAAGGCAGGCAAAATAGTAACCAGAGACATCGTAGAAATATCCACTGCAATGGTAACAGAAGATGATAAGCTGGCGGCTTACATGAATAGTGTGAAGCCCAAAGCCTTTTTAGTATTTGAGAGTGTGAATTTTGACCAGGACAATAATCCGGTTTTTTATGATACCGAGTATTATGACACAGATCTTATCCGGTTCAGCTCTTGTCGGCAAAAGGATATATATTAA
- a CDS encoding TetR/AcrR family transcriptional regulator → MARPPQDPQIRITEILDTAEYLFTAKGYFGTTVSDIAKEMGVTQGMFYYYFKSKEEILEALLNRHVACFLAEIKNMTHSDASPAEKLGFMISTVIKDVRAHGEELLNTIHHEQNLHIKNKLTKGVTLMLTPLGLNIIEEGRSRQVFNVPHPQTAMSFILLIIDFLIAGLYEKQPRELLSLRLRMAESLVEKTVGLQEGNIHISL, encoded by the coding sequence ATGGCCAGACCTCCGCAAGATCCGCAAATTCGAATTACCGAGATTTTAGATACAGCAGAATATTTATTTACAGCTAAGGGTTATTTCGGAACAACTGTCAGTGACATTGCCAAAGAAATGGGTGTTACGCAGGGCATGTTTTATTACTATTTTAAGTCCAAAGAGGAAATTTTGGAAGCACTGCTTAACCGTCATGTAGCTTGTTTCCTTGCCGAAATTAAAAACATGACTCATTCTGATGCTTCTCCAGCGGAAAAATTGGGATTTATGATCAGTACCGTAATTAAAGATGTCCGTGCGCACGGCGAAGAACTGCTTAATACTATACATCATGAGCAGAATTTGCATATCAAGAATAAACTAACCAAAGGCGTCACGCTCATGCTCACGCCTCTGGGGCTGAATATTATCGAAGAAGGCCGAAGCCGTCAGGTCTTTAACGTCCCCCATCCGCAGACTGCTATGAGCTTTATCCTACTTATCATAGACTTTTTAATTGCTGGCCTCTATGAAAAGCAACCCCGGGAACTCTTGTCCCTGCGTCTGCGAATGGCGGAATCTCTCGTCGAAAAGACAGTAGGCCTACAAGAGGGAAATATCCATATCTCGCTGTAA
- a CDS encoding efflux RND transporter periplasmic adaptor subunit: MQLPSWSTNIPRKKLYYVFAAIAVLCILGGTLWQGQPRPPAVVNEIPVVRTAVVGNSAVSQRYTYSGEVRGRYESQLAFQVNGKIITRNVQLGSTVQAGDVLLQIDAKDVVQTVSNYSAQVDSAESQLQLAASNLNRYRELLEGGAISQSQYDQYANAHNVAVAGVRQASAQYKQSANQLDYTLLKADKPGIVSGISAEIGQVVSAGQVIVTVVQDGEREVEISIPENRIEELRKTEKIQVSFWALPAVTAEGRIREISPMADPITRTFKVRISLINPPPAIKLGMTATVAVAGNSEQPVINIPVAAVYQTGNPTPAVWVVAGGTVTLRSIQTGYYGKGNTVQVLNGLRQGERIVIAGVHKLTEGQQVSIGGDSL, from the coding sequence ATGCAATTACCATCTTGGTCAACCAATATTCCCAGAAAAAAATTATATTATGTGTTCGCAGCCATCGCCGTCTTATGTATTCTCGGCGGCACGCTCTGGCAAGGACAGCCTCGCCCACCGGCAGTCGTCAATGAAATTCCGGTGGTACGCACCGCCGTTGTCGGCAACTCCGCTGTTTCCCAGAGGTATACTTACTCCGGCGAAGTGCGCGGCCGCTATGAAAGTCAGCTCGCTTTTCAGGTAAACGGCAAAATTATCACAAGAAATGTGCAGCTGGGCAGTACGGTACAGGCCGGTGACGTCCTTCTGCAAATTGACGCCAAGGACGTTGTGCAAACGGTAAGTAACTATTCCGCTCAGGTCGATTCGGCCGAATCGCAACTGCAATTAGCCGCAAGCAACCTTAACCGCTACCGGGAACTACTGGAAGGCGGCGCTATCAGCCAGTCCCAGTATGACCAGTATGCCAACGCCCATAATGTAGCCGTTGCCGGGGTGCGCCAAGCCTCAGCACAATATAAGCAAAGTGCCAATCAGCTGGATTATACCTTGTTAAAAGCCGATAAACCAGGCATTGTATCCGGCATCTCCGCCGAAATCGGCCAGGTAGTCAGCGCCGGCCAGGTTATCGTTACCGTCGTGCAGGATGGCGAACGGGAAGTGGAGATCAGCATACCGGAAAACCGGATCGAAGAACTGCGCAAGACGGAAAAAATACAGGTTTCCTTCTGGGCTTTGCCCGCTGTAACGGCAGAAGGCAGGATAAGAGAAATTTCTCCGATGGCCGACCCAATCACCCGCACTTTTAAAGTGCGTATCAGTCTGATCAACCCGCCGCCGGCAATAAAGCTGGGCATGACCGCTACCGTAGCCGTAGCCGGCAACTCAGAACAACCGGTCATAAACATTCCCGTAGCGGCTGTCTATCAGACCGGCAATCCCACCCCCGCTGTCTGGGTAGTTGCGGGCGGAACCGTAACCCTGCGCTCCATTCAGACCGGTTATTACGGCAAGGGCAATACCGTCCAGGTACTCAACGGCCTGCGCCAGGGTGAGCGGATCGTCATTGCCGGGGTACATAAACTGACCGAAGGGCAGCAGGTAAGCATCGGCGGTGATTCGCTGTGA